A genomic region of Kribbella sp. NBC_00382 contains the following coding sequences:
- a CDS encoding M28 family peptidase, which produces MKSTALRVVAAGCVLSLAVAATAVIAMKMPSASAQQDAAPPVNPRAAALKTADRLVQGRVAELKASPSDQFVRQQDISTPWGLQYVSYQRTYQDLPVIGGDFVVTTDAQGNAKSLTVAQQDVINVNRQPVVTKAAAKKAARTAITDGKAAPGEPTLVVYAGTKKPVLAWEAIVQGRNHGELSRQKVYVDARSGKVLQAIEQTAAGTGTGIWNGSNLTIGTTKSGTTYSMTDPARPNLRCGDQSTGSTYSGSDDVWGSTSKTDKEAGCTDVMYVAAGEWDMLKNWYGRNGLDGNGKWADALVGLGDVNAYWGSQYNSDGVVFGYNNARNWITATDVVAHEYGHGLDAMTPGGISGYPSQEAVADIWGTLSEFYLNNANDKPDYEIGETINLTGSGPIRYMYQPSKVSGHPDCNSSSLPNEIHASAGPMNHWFYLLAEGTSPTNGQPKSPTCNNTTLTGIGHQEAGKLFYNSMLIKTSNMSYGKWRSTTLTAAKNLDSTCALHAKVKAAWDAVSVGAQSGEATCTPSGNDFTLSVSPASGSVKPGETATATVNTVIGSGSAQTVRLTASGLPSGATATFDPSSVQSGNSSSLKIATTSSTPEGAYNVTITGDGTDVDKTATYRLTVGGSTPPAGVPDIYVEKVKAHLAALQQAADNNGGNRRAGSAGHTASVSYIEQKLRDAGYTVVKQRCTSCQYPSDNLIADFPGGDANQVVMLGAHLDSVSAGPGSNDNGSGSATILEVALRLAQDKPTLAKHVRFGWWTDEEQGLNGSKFYVGQLSSTDKSKIKAYFNFDMVASTNAGYFVNNITTDTGKVLKAFYDGLNLQPEENQEGVGRSDDASFKNAGIPTSGVAAGASARKTTAQAQKWGGTANQAYDSCYHSACDKYPSNISSTVLDRSADAAAYGLWKLAVGDAPPTGSDFSISLSPASGSVAPGSSVQTTVGTTTSSGDPQSVQLSASGLPTGATASFSPSTVTSGSSSTLTLATSATTPAGTYQVIVKGTGAVSHQATYSLTVTGSSTGTVTVQNPGSQYGFVGWSSFPLQIRATSSAGLPITFRATGLPAGLSISAAGVVSGTPTVSGSYTATVTGTDSGGASGSATFAYTIW; this is translated from the coding sequence GTGAAGAGCACAGCCCTGCGCGTCGTCGCAGCCGGTTGCGTGCTGAGCCTGGCAGTAGCCGCCACAGCGGTGATCGCCATGAAGATGCCCTCGGCATCGGCTCAGCAAGACGCAGCACCACCGGTGAATCCGCGAGCCGCCGCGCTCAAGACGGCGGACCGCCTGGTCCAAGGCCGGGTCGCCGAACTCAAGGCGAGTCCGAGCGACCAGTTCGTCCGCCAGCAAGACATCAGCACGCCCTGGGGTCTGCAGTACGTGAGCTACCAGCGCACGTACCAGGACCTGCCCGTGATCGGCGGCGACTTCGTCGTCACGACCGATGCCCAAGGCAACGCCAAGAGCCTGACCGTGGCTCAGCAAGACGTCATCAACGTCAACCGGCAGCCGGTCGTCACCAAGGCCGCCGCCAAGAAGGCCGCCCGCACGGCCATCACCGACGGCAAGGCGGCTCCTGGTGAGCCGACGCTGGTCGTCTACGCCGGTACGAAGAAGCCGGTACTGGCCTGGGAAGCGATCGTTCAGGGTCGCAACCACGGCGAGCTGAGCCGGCAGAAGGTGTACGTCGACGCGCGCAGCGGCAAGGTGCTGCAGGCGATCGAGCAGACCGCCGCCGGCACCGGTACGGGCATCTGGAACGGCTCGAACCTGACCATCGGCACCACCAAGTCGGGTACGACGTACTCGATGACGGACCCGGCCCGCCCGAACCTGCGGTGTGGCGACCAGTCCACCGGCAGCACCTACTCCGGCTCGGACGACGTGTGGGGCAGCACGTCGAAGACCGACAAGGAAGCCGGTTGCACCGACGTCATGTACGTCGCCGCCGGCGAGTGGGACATGCTGAAGAACTGGTACGGCCGTAACGGGCTGGACGGCAACGGCAAGTGGGCCGATGCGCTCGTCGGCCTCGGCGACGTCAACGCCTACTGGGGTTCGCAGTACAACTCCGACGGTGTCGTGTTCGGCTACAACAACGCGCGCAACTGGATCACCGCGACGGACGTGGTCGCGCACGAGTACGGCCACGGCCTGGACGCGATGACGCCCGGCGGCATCTCCGGCTACCCGTCCCAGGAAGCCGTCGCCGACATCTGGGGCACGCTGAGCGAGTTCTACCTGAACAACGCCAACGACAAGCCGGACTACGAGATCGGCGAGACGATCAACCTGACCGGCAGCGGCCCGATCCGGTACATGTACCAGCCGTCGAAGGTCTCCGGCCACCCGGACTGCAACTCGTCCAGCCTGCCGAACGAGATCCACGCGTCGGCCGGCCCGATGAACCACTGGTTCTACTTGCTTGCCGAGGGCACCAGTCCGACCAACGGCCAGCCGAAGAGCCCGACCTGCAACAACACCACGCTGACCGGCATCGGCCACCAGGAAGCCGGCAAGCTGTTCTACAACTCGATGTTGATCAAGACGTCGAACATGTCCTATGGCAAGTGGCGTTCGACCACGCTCACCGCTGCCAAGAACCTGGACAGCACCTGCGCGTTGCACGCCAAGGTAAAGGCCGCTTGGGACGCCGTCTCCGTCGGCGCCCAGTCCGGGGAAGCGACCTGTACTCCGAGCGGCAACGACTTCACGCTCTCCGTCTCACCGGCCAGCGGGTCGGTCAAGCCGGGGGAGACCGCGACCGCCACGGTGAACACCGTGATCGGCAGCGGCTCGGCCCAGACCGTCCGCCTCACCGCGAGCGGGCTGCCGAGCGGCGCGACGGCGACCTTCGACCCGAGCTCGGTCCAGTCGGGCAACTCGTCGAGCCTCAAGATCGCCACCACGTCGAGCACGCCGGAAGGCGCGTACAACGTGACGATCACCGGTGACGGCACGGACGTCGACAAGACCGCGACGTACCGGCTCACCGTCGGCGGTTCCACCCCGCCCGCCGGCGTACCGGACATCTACGTCGAGAAGGTCAAGGCGCACCTGGCCGCGCTGCAGCAGGCGGCCGACAACAACGGCGGCAACCGCCGGGCCGGCAGCGCGGGCCACACCGCGTCGGTCAGCTACATCGAGCAGAAGCTGCGCGACGCCGGCTACACGGTCGTCAAGCAACGCTGCACGAGCTGCCAGTACCCGTCGGACAACCTGATCGCGGACTTCCCGGGCGGTGACGCCAACCAGGTCGTCATGCTCGGCGCCCACCTCGACAGCGTCAGCGCGGGCCCCGGCAGCAACGACAACGGCTCGGGTTCGGCCACCATCCTGGAGGTCGCGCTGCGGCTCGCCCAGGACAAGCCGACGCTGGCCAAGCACGTCCGGTTCGGCTGGTGGACCGACGAGGAGCAGGGCCTGAACGGCTCGAAGTTCTACGTCGGCCAGCTGTCCTCGACCGACAAGTCGAAGATCAAGGCGTACTTCAACTTCGACATGGTCGCCTCGACCAACGCCGGGTACTTCGTCAACAACATCACCACCGACACCGGCAAGGTGCTGAAGGCCTTCTACGACGGCCTGAACCTGCAGCCGGAGGAGAACCAGGAGGGTGTCGGCCGGTCCGACGACGCCTCGTTCAAGAACGCGGGCATCCCGACCAGCGGTGTCGCCGCCGGCGCGAGTGCTCGCAAGACCACGGCTCAGGCGCAGAAGTGGGGCGGCACGGCCAACCAGGCCTACGACTCCTGCTACCACTCGGCCTGCGACAAGTACCCGTCGAACATCTCCTCGACGGTGCTCGACCGGAGCGCGGACGCCGCGGCGTACGGGCTGTGGAAGCTGGCAGTCGGCGATGCCCCGCCGACCGGCAGCGACTTCTCGATCTCGCTGAGCCCGGCCTCGGGGTCTGTCGCCCCGGGCAGCTCGGTCCAGACGACGGTCGGTACGACGACCAGCAGCGGTGACCCGCAGTCGGTGCAACTGTCGGCCAGCGGTCTGCCGACCGGAGCGACCGCATCCTTCTCGCCGTCAACGGTGACGTCGGGCAGCTCCTCCACGCTCACGCTGGCGACCTCGGCCACAACACCGGCCGGGACGTACCAGGTGATCGTGAAGGGGACGGGTGCGGTCAGCCACCAGGCGACCTACAGCTTGACCGTGACCGGGTCCTCAACGGGCACCGTGACCGTGCAGAACCCGGGCAGCCAGTACGGGTTCGTCGGCTGGTCGTCCTTCCCACTGCAGATCCGGGCCACCTCGAGCGCCGGCCTGCCGATCACCTTCCGGGCGACGGGCCTTCCTGCGGGCCTGTCGATCAGCGCAGCCGGAGTGGTGTCGGGTACGCCGACGGTCAGCGGCTCTTACACGGCGACAGTGACTGGAACCGACAGTGGCGGGGCGAGCGGTAGCGCCACTTTCGCGTACACGATCTGGTAA
- a CDS encoding LysR family transcriptional regulator produces the protein MELELRHLRVVCRLADTGSVSKAAAALGVSQPSLTAQLHRIEDAIGGVLFERGPYGVVATPLGKHVLGRARAMLADMDELVGSSRRYTTSSSVLRLGAVRTVMFGAWLSRLEQLLPGRQIAAQVDPSCAVLTDLLAADVVDVVMLGRCDDAFAPPCPPGIREQTMVWPEPFAVALPADHRLAGKDTIALEDLAEEIWICPPAGKEDGDLAYLRSICESAGFTPEFRYANLDTSEIEQLIGAGRGISLCAPTVREIPNTIVLPITGAPLLWRRALRWRADSTPQTDIDLIHRAFTDVYRQTITTHAATRPWWSLNPGAHPTILTP, from the coding sequence ATGGAGCTGGAACTACGCCATCTACGGGTCGTCTGCCGCCTCGCCGACACGGGCAGCGTGTCCAAGGCCGCGGCGGCGCTGGGCGTCTCCCAGCCGTCTTTGACCGCCCAGTTGCACAGAATCGAGGACGCGATCGGCGGTGTCCTGTTCGAACGCGGCCCGTACGGCGTCGTCGCGACGCCGCTCGGCAAGCATGTGCTCGGCCGTGCGCGAGCGATGCTGGCCGACATGGATGAGCTGGTGGGCAGCAGCCGGCGTTATACGACCAGCTCCTCCGTACTACGCCTCGGCGCGGTCCGGACCGTGATGTTCGGGGCCTGGCTGTCGCGACTCGAACAGCTGCTGCCGGGCCGCCAGATCGCGGCGCAGGTGGATCCGTCGTGCGCAGTACTGACTGATCTGCTGGCGGCCGATGTGGTCGACGTGGTGATGCTCGGGCGTTGTGACGACGCCTTCGCGCCGCCGTGCCCGCCGGGGATCCGCGAGCAGACGATGGTCTGGCCCGAACCCTTCGCGGTCGCCTTGCCGGCCGACCATCGACTCGCCGGCAAGGACACCATCGCGTTGGAAGACCTGGCCGAAGAGATCTGGATCTGCCCGCCCGCGGGCAAGGAGGACGGCGATCTCGCCTACCTCAGGAGCATCTGCGAATCGGCCGGCTTCACCCCGGAGTTCCGCTACGCCAACCTGGACACCTCGGAGATCGAGCAACTGATCGGCGCCGGCCGAGGCATCAGCCTGTGCGCGCCGACGGTCCGCGAGATCCCCAACACGATCGTCCTGCCGATCACCGGCGCACCTCTGCTCTGGCGCCGAGCCCTCCGCTGGCGCGCCGACAGCACCCCCCAGACCGACATAGACCTCATCCACCGCGCCTTCACCGACGTCTACCGCCAAACAATCACCACCCACGCCGCCACCCGCCCCTGGTGGTCACTCAACCCCGGCGCGCACCCGACCATCCTCACCCCATGA